One window of the Streptomyces sp. TS71-3 genome contains the following:
- a CDS encoding ornithine cyclodeaminase family protein, whose product MRILSNDDVQKVLSAEECLDALQTAYRELTRGEGANRPRNHTYFPVEDERYPGFRYRFKSQEGGNVSSGVWALRITSDLAGVETLPSGVQRRRLIPAAPGERYVGLVTLYSLTTLEPLAMLHDSWIQKMRVGATSALGIREMAREDVTVAGMFGSGWQAEAHLETLLLVRPSVEEVRVYSPTAEHRETFAKTWSERTGRRIVAVDHPRDAVSGCGVVTCATATMEPCFEGAWLDPGTHVTAITSPDGTATRRELDDATFDRADRIVVLSREQVHHDKQYDILGPVERGRMSWEDIRELGELLTGDAPGRRSDDEITVFANNTGMGVQFAAVCSRALALAEERGLGHEVPTGWLLEETSP is encoded by the coding sequence GTGAGGATCCTGTCCAACGACGACGTTCAGAAGGTGCTCTCCGCCGAGGAGTGCCTGGACGCCCTGCAGACCGCGTACCGGGAGCTGACCCGGGGCGAGGGCGCCAACCGGCCGCGCAACCACACCTACTTCCCGGTGGAGGACGAGCGGTACCCCGGCTTCCGCTACCGCTTCAAGTCGCAGGAGGGCGGCAACGTCTCCAGCGGCGTGTGGGCGCTGCGCATCACCTCCGACCTGGCGGGCGTCGAGACCCTGCCCAGCGGGGTGCAGCGCCGCCGGCTGATCCCGGCCGCGCCCGGCGAGCGGTACGTGGGCCTGGTCACGCTCTACAGCCTGACCACCCTGGAGCCGCTGGCCATGCTCCACGACAGCTGGATCCAGAAGATGCGCGTCGGCGCGACCTCCGCGCTCGGCATCCGCGAGATGGCCCGCGAGGACGTGACCGTGGCCGGCATGTTCGGCTCCGGCTGGCAGGCCGAGGCGCACCTGGAGACGCTGCTGCTGGTCCGCCCGTCGGTCGAGGAGGTACGGGTCTACAGCCCGACCGCCGAGCACCGGGAGACGTTCGCGAAGACCTGGAGCGAGCGCACCGGGCGCCGGATCGTCGCCGTGGACCACCCGCGGGACGCCGTCTCCGGCTGCGGGGTCGTGACCTGCGCGACGGCGACCATGGAGCCCTGCTTCGAGGGGGCCTGGCTGGATCCGGGCACCCATGTCACGGCGATCACCTCGCCGGACGGCACCGCGACCCGCCGCGAGCTCGACGACGCCACCTTCGACCGCGCCGACCGCATCGTCGTCCTCTCCCGCGAGCAGGTCCACCACGACAAGCAGTACGACATCCTCGGCCCCGTCGAGCGGGGCCGGATGTCCTGGGAGGACATCCGCGAACTGGGCGAGCTGCTGACCGGCGACGCGCCGGGACGCCGCTCGGACGACGAGATCACGGTGTTCGCCAACAACACCGGCATGGGCGTGCAGTTCGCGGCGGTGTGCTCGCGGGCGCTGGCCCTGGCCGAGGAGCGTGGCCTGGGCCACGAGGTGCCGACGGGGTGGTTGCTGGAGGAGACCAGTCCCTGA
- a CDS encoding coagulation factor 5/8 type domain-containing protein → MAPASPGNTPRSTPEDPDPAPGRAALGRRGFLASAGAVAAGTSVAAGGGLAAGSPASAAPREAAPAKAAGKAAADAPPPAQHPAGEPDFGPNVYVFDSSTPVKTIQSIADQVYAQQAGAQFGSGRYALLFKPGGYDVDINVGYYTQVSGLGIQPAAATINNAVHADADAHGHGALTNFWRGVENINLVPRSGTARWAVSQATFFRRIYLLGNIQLDDGGWSSGGFIADCKITGQVNSGTQQQWVTRNSMVGQWLGSNWNMVFVGVDNAPATTFPAPTYTSVPRTPVVREKPFLYVDGDGAYRVFVPAVRTDSHGTSWEGRRPEGKSLPIADFHIAKEGTTADELNSALAQGKHLLLTPGVYHLDKALTVTRAGTVVLGLGLATLVPGGGASALDIADVDGVTVAGLLVDAGEQVSDALVRVGPDGARGRHTSDPTSLHDVFVRIGGAGVGKAKQSVVVNSSDVIIDNTWLWRADHGTGVGWTTNTSEEGLVVNGDDVTVYGLFVEHHQKAQVQWNGEGGRTYFFQNEMPYDPPNQAAWMDGAHRGFPAYQVADHVRRHEAWGLGSYCIFAEDATIVADRAFAVPRTPGVRLHSMITFSLGGGQGTIAHVVNTTGGPSDAECNLAMLTSYPS, encoded by the coding sequence ATGGCTCCTGCTTCCCCCGGGAACACCCCGCGCTCCACGCCGGAGGACCCGGACCCCGCTCCGGGCCGCGCCGCCCTCGGCCGGCGCGGATTCCTCGCCTCCGCCGGCGCGGTGGCCGCAGGCACCTCGGTCGCCGCCGGCGGCGGGCTCGCCGCCGGCTCCCCCGCGTCCGCCGCGCCCCGCGAGGCCGCGCCCGCCAAGGCCGCGGGCAAGGCCGCGGCCGACGCGCCGCCGCCCGCCCAGCACCCCGCCGGGGAACCGGACTTCGGCCCCAACGTCTACGTCTTCGACTCCTCGACGCCCGTCAAGACCATCCAGTCCATCGCGGACCAGGTGTACGCGCAGCAGGCCGGCGCGCAGTTCGGATCCGGCCGGTACGCGCTGCTGTTCAAGCCGGGCGGCTACGACGTCGACATCAACGTCGGCTACTACACGCAGGTGTCGGGCCTCGGGATCCAGCCGGCCGCGGCGACCATCAACAACGCCGTGCACGCCGACGCCGACGCGCACGGCCACGGCGCGCTGACCAACTTCTGGCGCGGCGTGGAGAACATCAACCTGGTGCCCCGCAGCGGCACCGCCCGCTGGGCGGTCTCCCAGGCGACCTTCTTCCGCCGCATCTACCTGCTGGGCAACATCCAGCTCGACGACGGCGGCTGGTCCAGCGGCGGCTTCATCGCGGACTGCAAGATAACCGGCCAGGTGAACTCGGGCACCCAGCAGCAGTGGGTGACCCGCAACTCCATGGTGGGGCAGTGGCTCGGCTCCAACTGGAACATGGTCTTCGTCGGCGTCGACAACGCCCCCGCCACCACCTTCCCCGCGCCGACGTACACCTCGGTACCGCGCACGCCGGTGGTCCGCGAGAAGCCGTTCCTGTACGTGGACGGCGACGGCGCGTACCGCGTTTTCGTGCCCGCCGTGCGCACCGACAGCCATGGCACGAGCTGGGAGGGGCGCAGACCGGAGGGCAAGTCGCTGCCCATCGCCGACTTCCACATCGCGAAGGAGGGCACCACCGCCGACGAGCTGAACTCCGCGCTGGCACAGGGCAAGCACCTGCTGCTCACGCCCGGCGTGTACCACCTCGACAAGGCGCTGACGGTGACGCGCGCCGGCACCGTCGTGCTCGGCCTCGGCCTCGCCACGCTCGTGCCGGGGGGCGGCGCGAGTGCCCTCGACATCGCGGACGTCGACGGGGTCACGGTCGCCGGACTGCTCGTGGACGCGGGCGAGCAGGTCTCCGACGCGCTGGTGCGGGTCGGCCCCGACGGCGCCCGGGGGCGCCACACGTCCGACCCGACCTCCCTGCACGACGTGTTCGTGCGGATCGGCGGGGCGGGCGTCGGCAAGGCCAAGCAGTCCGTGGTCGTGAACAGTTCGGACGTCATCATCGACAACACCTGGCTGTGGCGCGCCGACCACGGCACCGGCGTGGGCTGGACCACCAACACCTCCGAGGAGGGGCTGGTGGTGAACGGCGACGACGTCACCGTCTACGGCCTGTTCGTGGAGCACCACCAGAAGGCGCAGGTGCAGTGGAACGGCGAGGGCGGCCGGACGTACTTCTTCCAGAACGAGATGCCGTACGACCCGCCGAACCAGGCCGCCTGGATGGACGGCGCGCACCGCGGCTTCCCCGCCTACCAGGTCGCCGACCACGTCCGCAGGCACGAGGCGTGGGGCCTGGGCAGTTACTGCATCTTCGCCGAGGACGCGACCATCGTCGCCGACCGCGCCTTCGCCGTGCCGCGCACGCCGGGCGTCCGGCTGCACAGCATGATCACGTTCTCGCTGGGCGGCGGCCAGGGCACGATCGCCCACGTCGTCAACACCACGGGCGGTCCGTCGGACGCGGAGTGCAATCTGGCGATGCTGACGTCGTATCCGTCCTGA
- a CDS encoding HAD family hydrolase, with the protein MRNGSNRHRGSDLVGELEERLTQAELAAVDSAWPTEYADPLIHTWRSAGARLAMATNNSPRIAHAYLSGRDLGRVRHIYGRTEDLQRLKPDPYCLLRALNATGTRPGAALMIGDNPSDLAAARQAGVAFLGYAANDRKAKLLREAGAEAVVTSLWEVLVLVREGAEPSGPPLSGPPLSGPSVAPGMWKLDVTTRV; encoded by the coding sequence ATGCGGAACGGATCGAACAGACACCGCGGTAGCGATCTCGTCGGCGAGCTGGAGGAGCGCCTGACACAGGCGGAACTCGCTGCGGTGGACTCCGCCTGGCCCACGGAGTACGCCGATCCGTTGATCCACACCTGGCGATCGGCCGGCGCCCGGCTCGCCATGGCCACCAACAACTCACCACGCATAGCCCACGCCTACCTGAGCGGCCGGGACCTAGGTCGTGTCCGGCACATCTACGGCCGCACCGAAGACCTGCAACGCCTCAAGCCCGACCCGTACTGCCTGCTCCGCGCCCTGAACGCCACCGGCACCCGGCCCGGCGCCGCACTCATGATCGGCGACAACCCCTCGGACCTCGCCGCCGCCCGGCAGGCGGGTGTGGCCTTCCTCGGTTACGCGGCCAACGACCGCAAGGCGAAGCTGCTGCGCGAGGCGGGCGCGGAGGCCGTGGTGACCTCGCTGTGGGAGGTACTCGTGCTGGTGCGCGAAGGGGCGGAGCCGTCGGGGCCACCGCTCTCAGGGCCACCGCTCTCGGGGCCGTCCGTCGCACCCGGGATGTGGAAGTTGGACGTCACCACTAGGGTTTGA
- a CDS encoding aconitase family protein has product MNLVEKILARASGRTSVEPGEIVIAGVDRLLMHDLSGYLTSEVYEKRVGRPIPDPERVVMVFDHHFSPPTERQADILQHNRAWARGHGITLMDCGSGNLHHAAVRGGHVRPGMIVVGSDSHTPVHGSLGALAVALGNDSHAGTVLPYGKAWFRVPETVRIELHGAPRPGTTPRDIALWLCAEIGEGALNYKALEFTGPYVKQASFWDRWLFPLLTVDLGAKCGFVEPDEVTEAFLRTLPGGAGPQGDPLLRGDGAQDAASVLRYDISEVPPQVACPPTVGNTKAVADAAGARVGWAELGGHGGGRLEDIRAAAEVLDGRRVHPDTRLNIVPSSREVFAEALREGLVASLHEAGATWFPPSTGSNQAINMGALSAGEAMICTHSRNFPGRNGSTEAGVYLASAATVAASAAAGEIAGAPAGSERRAA; this is encoded by the coding sequence GTGAACCTCGTCGAGAAGATCCTGGCCAGGGCGAGCGGCCGGACGTCCGTCGAGCCGGGCGAGATCGTGATCGCCGGCGTGGACCGGCTGCTGATGCACGACCTCAGCGGCTACCTGACGTCGGAGGTGTACGAGAAGCGGGTGGGCCGCCCGATCCCGGACCCCGAGCGGGTGGTGATGGTCTTCGACCACCACTTCTCGCCGCCCACCGAGCGCCAGGCGGACATCCTCCAGCACAACCGCGCCTGGGCCCGGGGGCACGGCATCACCCTCATGGACTGCGGAAGCGGCAACCTCCACCACGCCGCCGTGCGCGGCGGGCACGTGCGGCCCGGCATGATCGTGGTCGGCTCGGACAGCCACACCCCGGTGCACGGCTCGCTCGGCGCGCTCGCCGTGGCGCTCGGCAACGACTCGCACGCGGGCACCGTGCTGCCGTACGGGAAGGCGTGGTTCCGCGTGCCGGAGACCGTCCGCATCGAGCTGCACGGCGCCCCGCGGCCCGGCACCACGCCGCGGGACATCGCCCTGTGGCTGTGCGCGGAGATCGGCGAGGGCGCGCTGAACTACAAGGCGCTGGAGTTCACCGGCCCCTACGTCAAGCAGGCGTCGTTCTGGGACCGCTGGCTCTTCCCGCTGCTCACCGTCGACCTGGGCGCCAAGTGCGGGTTCGTCGAGCCGGACGAGGTCACGGAGGCGTTCCTGCGGACGCTGCCGGGCGGGGCCGGGCCGCAGGGCGATCCGCTGCTGCGGGGCGACGGCGCGCAGGACGCGGCGAGCGTCCTCCGCTACGACATCAGCGAGGTGCCGCCCCAGGTGGCCTGCCCGCCGACCGTCGGCAACACGAAGGCGGTCGCCGACGCGGCCGGCGCCCGGGTCGGCTGGGCCGAGCTGGGCGGGCACGGCGGCGGGCGCCTGGAGGACATCCGCGCCGCGGCCGAGGTGCTGGACGGCCGCCGCGTCCATCCGGACACGCGGCTGAACATCGTGCCGTCCAGCCGGGAGGTGTTCGCGGAGGCGCTCCGCGAGGGCCTGGTGGCGTCGCTGCACGAGGCCGGCGCGACGTGGTTCCCGCCGAGCACCGGGTCCAACCAGGCCATCAACATGGGTGCGCTGTCCGCCGGCGAGGCCATGATCTGCACCCACTCCAGGAACTTCCCCGGCCGCAACGGCAGCACGGAGGCCGGCGTGTACCTGGCGTCCGCGGCCACCGTCGCGGCCTCCGCGGCGGCCGGCGAGATCGCCGGGGCGCCGGCCGGCAGCGAGAGGAGGGCGGCGTGA
- a CDS encoding Xaa-Pro peptidase family protein encodes MTSAPSRTPGTASRAPALDPADAAERALRHQKVRDAMAEEGLDALIAFAPGWRRENVRYFTDARLTGTASFVLFPASGSASAEVCAFSTRRADLPALRAAGWVDHAAVLDAHDPSALTEPLRDLRPRRVGVAHLELLPGLLAEALRRALPDAELVSASALMDRVRMVKSDWELARMRRSAAVCAAGWQAFVDVLEPGLPEYRIVAEVEAEIKRLGAEDNFMLIASGGDEVRGMTAPTPRSLEAGDMVRTELTPQMDGYWLQICRSAVVGPPSDGQRRSFDLFNESVEAGMAATRPGVTAHDVAKAQNDVFRKYGYGEYCTSKYTRVRGHGHGLHLDETPIIEGNETVLPENAVFIIHPNTYTPLAGYHVLGDPVRVTKDGPEVLIATERKLFHSDKGSSAGRAGAAGAPAGAAEEPGTPSGKESAA; translated from the coding sequence ATGACCTCCGCCCCCTCCCGCACACCAGGTACCGCCTCCCGGGCGCCCGCCCTCGACCCGGCCGACGCCGCCGAGCGCGCCCTGCGCCACCAGAAGGTCCGGGACGCGATGGCCGAAGAGGGCCTGGACGCCCTGATCGCCTTCGCGCCCGGCTGGCGCAGGGAGAACGTCCGCTACTTCACCGACGCCCGCCTCACCGGCACCGCGTCCTTCGTGCTCTTCCCCGCATCCGGATCCGCCTCCGCCGAGGTGTGCGCGTTCTCCACGCGCCGCGCCGACCTGCCCGCGCTCAGGGCGGCCGGCTGGGTGGACCACGCGGCCGTGCTCGACGCCCACGACCCGTCCGCCCTGACCGAGCCGCTGCGCGACCTGCGGCCGCGGCGGGTGGGCGTGGCCCACCTGGAGCTGCTGCCGGGGCTGCTGGCCGAGGCGCTGCGCCGGGCCCTGCCGGACGCGGAGCTGGTCTCGGCGAGCGCCCTGATGGACCGGGTCCGGATGGTCAAGAGCGACTGGGAGCTGGCCAGGATGCGGCGCAGCGCCGCCGTCTGCGCGGCGGGCTGGCAGGCGTTCGTGGACGTCCTCGAACCGGGCCTGCCCGAGTACCGCATCGTCGCCGAGGTGGAGGCGGAGATCAAACGGCTCGGCGCCGAGGACAACTTCATGCTGATCGCCTCCGGCGGCGACGAGGTGCGCGGCATGACCGCCCCGACGCCCCGCTCCCTGGAGGCGGGCGACATGGTGCGCACCGAGCTGACCCCGCAGATGGACGGCTACTGGCTCCAGATCTGCCGGTCCGCGGTGGTGGGCCCGCCGAGCGACGGGCAGCGCAGGTCCTTCGACCTCTTCAACGAGTCCGTGGAGGCCGGCATGGCCGCCACCAGGCCCGGCGTCACCGCGCACGACGTCGCCAAGGCGCAGAACGACGTCTTCCGCAAGTACGGCTACGGCGAGTACTGCACCAGCAAGTACACCCGCGTGCGCGGCCACGGCCACGGGCTGCACCTGGACGAGACGCCGATCATCGAGGGCAACGAGACCGTGCTGCCCGAGAACGCCGTCTTCATCATCCATCCCAACACCTACACCCCGCTGGCCGGCTACCACGTGCTGGGCGACCCGGTCCGGGTGACCAAGGACGGCCCCGAGGTGCTGATCGCGACGGAACGCAAGCTGTTCCACTCCGACAAGGGCAGCTCAGCGGGGCGTGCGGGAGCCGCCGGTGCGCCGGCCGGAGCCGCCGAGGAACCCGGAACCCCCTCCGGAAAGGAGAGCGCGGCATGA
- a CDS encoding FadR/GntR family transcriptional regulator codes for MVVIQDDGGADRHRRASEVIADRLRERIRSGDLKVGDRLPTQAQLAAEFGVERGVVRQALRSLQDAELLVDVGRGSPPRVAEPAPDTAQPQKAMVALAPRLNAAFAAPDVRIDAVCLTAETLMLAVADPVRLIHLGEIRPESLTVRILLPSRRISLAFPAPIEMGTTDERVHLRWLGQRNAQGKVLRHNLQSLHTSHGIDVDIAFRALPFTPPIKLYLLGGEEALFAYYTVTKRAEESDEGRLDMYDALGRQSLLFSFRKRAGGREAAFVTESQNWFDALWETIATDLTLS; via the coding sequence TTGGTCGTGATCCAAGACGATGGTGGGGCAGACCGTCACAGACGGGCCTCCGAGGTCATCGCGGACCGGCTGCGCGAGCGGATCAGGAGTGGAGACCTCAAAGTTGGCGACCGGCTTCCCACGCAGGCGCAACTGGCCGCGGAGTTCGGCGTGGAGCGGGGCGTCGTACGGCAGGCGCTCAGAAGCCTCCAGGACGCCGAACTGCTGGTGGACGTCGGCAGGGGCAGCCCGCCGCGGGTGGCCGAGCCGGCGCCCGATACGGCACAGCCGCAGAAGGCGATGGTCGCCCTGGCGCCCCGGCTCAACGCCGCGTTCGCCGCGCCCGATGTCCGGATAGACGCCGTCTGCCTGACCGCGGAGACGCTGATGCTGGCCGTGGCCGACCCGGTTCGACTGATCCACCTGGGCGAGATCCGACCCGAGTCGCTGACGGTCCGCATCCTGCTGCCTAGCCGCCGTATCTCGCTCGCCTTCCCCGCCCCCATCGAGATGGGGACCACGGACGAGCGCGTGCACCTGCGCTGGCTCGGCCAGCGCAACGCCCAGGGAAAGGTGCTCCGGCACAACCTCCAGTCGCTGCACACCTCGCACGGCATCGACGTGGACATCGCCTTCCGCGCCCTGCCGTTCACCCCGCCGATCAAGCTGTACCTGCTGGGCGGCGAGGAGGCGCTCTTCGCGTACTACACGGTGACCAAGCGCGCCGAGGAGTCCGACGAGGGCCGGCTCGACATGTACGACGCGCTAGGACGCCAGTCGCTGCTGTTCTCCTTCCGGAAACGGGCCGGAGGCCGGGAGGCGGCGTTCGTGACGGAGTCGCAGAACTGGTTCGACGCGCTCTGGGAAACCATCGCCACGGACCTGACACTCTCCTAG
- a CDS encoding aconitase/3-isopropylmalate dehydratase large subunit family protein: MTATSSAVGTAGATGATRPPRTFAQKAIERASGESGLVPGQIVDAYPDLYMSHTASWRCIRTLERMGTDRLYDPDRVAMVMDHISPAMNAKTAADHQLCRQFADRMGIKNFFDVNAGIAHIVLMENGLVRPGQFIIGTDSHSTIYGALGAFGTGVGFSEITAAWVTGKLWVKVPESVRIEIDGELPPGSYAKDVMLKLIGDLGADGLTYCSAEFTGSYVTSRSVSERMTFCNLAMEMGAKNAYVAPDAVTRAYLGDEAGVPEDGYEVLLPDEGAVYRDTVRLDGSALTPQIAVPHTVDNVVGVDEVKGTKLDQVFIGSCANAKYDDLAIAAEVLAGHKVAPGVRLVVTPASSTVMAKASSTGVLATLIEAGAMITNAGCGACAGNGGAMADGEATLSTANRNFQGRMGSYESRIYLGSPATAAASAITGVITNPAEVLADAAPGAARAAHRPEGAGA; the protein is encoded by the coding sequence GTGACCGCCACCAGCAGCGCCGTGGGGACGGCCGGCGCCACCGGCGCCACCCGCCCCCCCAGGACCTTCGCGCAGAAGGCGATAGAGCGCGCCTCGGGCGAGTCGGGGCTCGTTCCCGGGCAGATCGTGGACGCCTACCCCGATCTCTACATGAGCCACACCGCGAGCTGGCGCTGCATCCGCACCCTGGAGCGGATGGGCACCGACCGGCTCTACGACCCCGACCGGGTCGCCATGGTCATGGACCACATCTCCCCGGCCATGAACGCCAAGACGGCCGCCGACCACCAGCTGTGCCGGCAGTTCGCCGACCGGATGGGCATCAAGAACTTCTTCGACGTCAACGCCGGCATCGCCCACATCGTCCTGATGGAGAACGGCCTGGTCAGGCCGGGGCAGTTCATCATCGGCACCGACTCGCACTCCACCATCTACGGAGCGCTCGGCGCCTTCGGCACCGGTGTCGGGTTCAGCGAGATCACCGCGGCCTGGGTGACCGGCAAGCTGTGGGTGAAGGTGCCGGAGTCGGTGCGGATCGAGATCGACGGCGAGCTGCCCCCGGGCTCGTACGCCAAGGACGTCATGCTCAAGCTGATCGGCGACCTGGGCGCCGACGGGCTGACGTACTGCTCGGCGGAGTTCACCGGCTCCTACGTCACCTCCCGGAGCGTGTCGGAGCGCATGACGTTCTGCAACCTGGCGATGGAGATGGGCGCGAAGAACGCCTACGTCGCCCCGGACGCCGTCACCCGCGCCTACCTGGGCGACGAGGCCGGCGTCCCGGAGGACGGCTACGAGGTGCTGCTGCCCGACGAGGGCGCCGTCTACCGCGACACCGTGCGGCTCGACGGATCGGCGCTGACGCCGCAGATCGCCGTGCCGCACACCGTCGACAACGTCGTCGGCGTCGACGAGGTCAAGGGCACCAAGCTGGACCAGGTCTTCATCGGGTCCTGCGCCAACGCCAAGTACGACGACCTCGCCATCGCCGCCGAGGTGCTGGCCGGGCACAAGGTCGCGCCGGGCGTGCGGCTGGTGGTGACGCCCGCGTCGAGCACGGTGATGGCCAAGGCGTCCTCCACCGGCGTGCTCGCCACCCTGATCGAGGCCGGCGCGATGATCACCAACGCGGGCTGCGGCGCCTGCGCCGGCAACGGCGGCGCGATGGCCGACGGCGAGGCCACCCTGTCCACGGCGAACCGCAACTTCCAGGGCCGGATGGGCAGCTACGAGTCCCGGATCTACCTGGGCAGCCCCGCCACCGCCGCGGCCTCCGCGATCACGGGCGTGATCACCAACCCGGCCGAGGTGCTCGCGGACGCGGCGCCGGGCGCCGCCAGGGCCGCCCACCGTCCGGAAGGAGCCGGCGCGTGA
- the leuD gene encoding 3-isopropylmalate dehydratase small subunit (catalyzes the isomerization between 2-isopropylmalate and 3-isopropylmalate in leucine biosynthesis), producing MSPTPPSRVGGNTITFGDNVNTDVIIPGRYLVSIDPAELATHAFEPLGPEVQKQLQASQIVVAGRNFGCGSAREQAASCLIGAGVKAVVAVSFSRVFFRNAINTGLVAVECPQAVEALAAAGGEGDMWVDYDEGSVEVAGGTFGFAPYPQGLREILQDGGLIPHLMRTQEGATS from the coding sequence ATGAGTCCCACACCCCCATCCCGTGTAGGCGGAAATACCATCACTTTCGGTGACAACGTCAACACCGACGTCATCATCCCCGGCCGCTACCTCGTCAGCATCGACCCGGCGGAGCTGGCCACGCACGCCTTCGAACCCCTCGGGCCGGAGGTCCAGAAGCAACTCCAGGCCAGCCAGATCGTGGTAGCCGGACGGAACTTCGGCTGCGGCAGCGCCCGTGAGCAGGCCGCGAGCTGCCTGATCGGGGCCGGGGTCAAGGCCGTCGTCGCCGTCTCCTTCTCCCGTGTCTTCTTCCGCAACGCGATCAACACCGGTCTGGTCGCCGTCGAGTGTCCACAGGCTGTGGAAGCTCTGGCCGCCGCGGGCGGCGAAGGGGACATGTGGGTCGATTACGACGAGGGCAGCGTGGAGGTCGCCGGAGGCACGTTCGGCTTCGCGCCGTACCCGCAGGGGCTGCGGGAGATCCTCCAGGACGGCGGCCTGATCCCCCATCTGATGCGTACGCAGGAAGGAGCGACCTCGTGA
- a CDS encoding GNAT family N-acetyltransferase produces the protein MRADPDIRTIAESDLVDWMRALNTGFLRPPTPTPAAVADRAGSIAYARARGAFDAGRCVATFRSFPQRLTAVGGASVQADAISSVTVSPTHRRRGLLSRMMAADLAEARERGDVVASLIAAEYPIYGRFGFGPAAGVADWEVDVPRAGLDPRWSGPADGGRIDLVDGAEVRKVGPELHERFLARQHGAVDRDEHWWQRATGQLGPAMDPTWTEPFQALYRAPDGTVEGLLAYRSDDVWNDAKLSMDTATVEDLIAVSPAAERALWHFLCSVDWITRVRTGHRAMDDLLPQFLPNPRAARPVTRADWLWVRILDTVRALESRTYAVPGSLVLEVVDRPIEPVEPGGTGAGTGSGGPAAGRYLLDATPDGASCTRTTRSPDVTLGAGELASLWLGEESATRLAALGRLTEHTPSATATAETLFRTARGPWCPDTF, from the coding sequence ATGCGCGCCGACCCGGACATACGTACCATCGCCGAATCCGACCTCGTGGACTGGATGCGGGCCCTGAACACCGGGTTCCTGCGTCCGCCGACGCCCACGCCGGCCGCCGTGGCGGATCGCGCCGGGTCGATCGCCTACGCCCGCGCCCGCGGCGCCTTCGACGCCGGCCGTTGCGTGGCGACGTTCCGCTCGTTCCCGCAGCGGCTCACGGCCGTGGGCGGGGCCTCCGTGCAGGCGGACGCGATATCGAGCGTCACCGTCTCGCCCACGCACCGCCGCCGGGGCCTGCTGAGCCGGATGATGGCCGCCGACCTGGCCGAGGCGCGCGAGCGCGGCGACGTCGTCGCCAGCCTCATCGCGGCCGAGTACCCGATCTACGGCCGCTTCGGCTTCGGCCCGGCCGCGGGCGTGGCGGACTGGGAGGTCGACGTGCCCCGTGCGGGCCTCGACCCGCGCTGGTCGGGCCCGGCGGACGGCGGCCGGATCGACCTCGTCGACGGCGCGGAGGTGCGCAAGGTGGGCCCGGAGCTGCACGAGCGGTTCCTGGCCCGGCAGCACGGCGCCGTGGACCGCGACGAGCACTGGTGGCAGCGCGCCACCGGGCAGCTGGGCCCGGCCATGGACCCGACCTGGACGGAGCCGTTCCAGGCGCTCTACCGTGCGCCCGACGGCACCGTGGAGGGCCTGCTCGCCTACCGCTCCGACGACGTGTGGAACGACGCCAAGCTCTCCATGGACACCGCGACGGTCGAGGACCTGATAGCGGTGAGTCCGGCGGCCGAGCGCGCGCTGTGGCACTTCCTCTGCTCGGTCGACTGGATCACCAGGGTCCGCACCGGCCACCGCGCCATGGACGACCTGCTGCCCCAGTTCCTGCCCAACCCGCGTGCGGCACGCCCGGTGACCAGGGCGGACTGGCTGTGGGTACGCATCCTGGACACGGTCCGCGCCCTGGAGAGCCGCACGTACGCGGTGCCGGGCAGCCTGGTACTGGAGGTCGTGGACCGGCCGATCGAGCCGGTCGAGCCCGGCGGCACCGGTGCCGGCACCGGGTCGGGCGGCCCGGCCGCGGGCCGCTACCTGCTGGACGCCACCCCGGACGGCGCGAGCTGCACCCGCACCACCCGCTCGCCGGACGTCACCCTGGGCGCCGGGGAGCTGGCCTCGCTCTGGCTGGGCGAGGAGTCGGCCACCCGCCTCGCGGCCCTGGGCCGCCTCACCGAGCACACCCCCTCGGCCACCGCCACCGCCGAAACGCTCTTCCGGACGGCCCGGGGGCCTTGGTGCCCGGACACGTTCTGA